A single genomic interval of Labrus bergylta chromosome 18, fLabBer1.1, whole genome shotgun sequence harbors:
- the bend3 gene encoding BEN domain-containing protein 3: MSSSEHGAVSDEAMLEKEHKHAQDFKEETDDFAICEPSEGHGGGFPEAGKRSSAEMGSNTTQSTGSKRIRVSCEMRRHLMEESSRLEPLCLTTTGEKRERAPQKSRVSYRKPLFSISHRISEKRNTPSLEQHASHGAGNPINYSTIFSSKLQSSEDNGPLETFGTTESLSQASSTNSSLYPLIEKMFLILNTLNSSMTQLHSKVDLLTLEVMRIKKQIKPAEMVTEFQPPPEYLLTSEELNQLMEQTSGAGELGCRLLAHLFPELFKARECSHECMASKRTLESLHLQLIRNYVEVCYPSVKNNSVWQEECLLQINDLFNRFWAQRDMEGARLLRKQTITGAGIKTEHPQTYRFINEQGREEPLCLDNQQSSLAVSDLAFDTQATEELDEFSSPEDFVIFLMHRLFPEVFEEGKLPEGFGNFSSVGQLILDSDKMEIIRKYMEANFPDVPEDSWLQVCIQHMEDALEGPHSNGNGSEPDNINEESYDLASLPEDVSIIKVPEVGDCERPGRKSKKSLLTPVDFDNLEIPLPDFTVSPEYLLSREQMKSNYDCSLSIGNFASRLLVLMFPELFTHENVRKQYNCSGSLGKKQLDPTRVNLIRHYVQLVYPRAKNDRVWMLEFVGKLDERCRRRDTEQRRSYLQQRKVYGQEPEQDFLCQMNQFNPDSMREDHEIPTLPPEKSSKDFCKIPLDELTVSTPDFPVPLVYLLSDAEVREIVQQSLSVGNFAARLLVRLFPELFTPENLRLQYNHSGACNKKQLDPVRLRLIRHYVEAVYPVDKMEEVWHYECVPSIDERCRRPNRKKCDILKKAKRSSTVS; the protein is encoded by the exons ATGAGTTCCTCTGAGCATGGAGCAGTTTCAGATGAAGCGATGCTTGAGAAAG AGCACAAGCATGCCCAGGACTTTAAAGAGGAAACGGATGACTTTGCTATATGCGAGCCATCTGAAGGACATGGAGGGGGATTTCCTGAAGCTGGTAAACGCTCCTCTGCAGAGATGGGCTCAAACACGACTCAGTCCACCGGCAGTAAGAGAATCAGAGTCTCTTGCGAG ATGAGGCGGCACTTGATGGAGGAGAGCAGCAGACTTGAGCCTCTTTGCCTCACCACAACTGGAGAGAAGAGGGAACGGGCCCCGCAGAAATCCAGAGTCTCCTACAGGAAACCTCTCTTCAGTATCTCTCACAGGATATCCGAGAAGAGGAACACACCGAGCCTGGAGCAGCATGCCAGCCACGGTGCCGGGAATCCCATAAACTACAGCACCATCTTCTCATCCAAGCTCCAAAGTTCAGAGGATAACGGCCCATTAGAGACCTTTGGCACCACAGAATCTTTGAGCCAAGCATCCTCTACAAACTCGAGCCTTTATCCACTTATTGAGAAAATGTTTCTCATTCTCAACACCCTCAATTCAAGCATGACACAACTACATAGCAAAGTGGATTTGCTGACGCTGGAGGTCATGCGAATAAAGAAGCAGATCAAACCCGCTGAGATGGTCACAGAGTTCCAGCCTCCGCCTGAATATCTGCTAACGAGTGAAGAATTGAATCAGCTGATGGAGCAGACGTCCGGCGCTGGGGAGCTTGGATGTAGGCTGCTCGCGCATCTCTTCCCGGAGCTCTTCAAAGCGAGAGAGTGCTCTCATGAGTGCATGGCAAGCAAGAGGACACTGGAGTCTCTACATCTGCAGCTGATCCGTAACTATGTAGAGGTGTGCTACCCTTCAGTCAAGAACAACAGTGTGTGGCAGGAAGAATGCCTCCTTCAGATTAATGACTTGTTTAATCGTTTCTGGGCTCAGAGGGACATGGAGGGCGCTCGACTGCTCAGGAAGCAGACAATCACAGGTGCTGGGATAAAGACCGAGCATCCTCAAACCTACCGTTTCATTAACGAGCAGGGCCGGGAGGAGCCTCTCTGTTTAGACAACCAGCAGAGCAGCCTGGCCGTGTCAGACCTCGCCTTTGATACACAAGCCACAGAGGAGCTGGACGAGTTCTCCTCCCCCGAGgactttgttatttttcttatgCACCGTCTCTTCCCTGAGGTTTTTGAAGAGGGGAAATTGCCAGAAGGCTTCGGCAATTTTAGCAGTGTGGGGCAGCTCATTCTGGACTCTGACAAGATGGAGATAATACGAAAGTATATGGAAGCAAATTTTCCTGACGTGCCCGAGGACAGCTGGCTTCAGGTGTGCATTCAGCATATGGAGGATGCACTCGAGGGTCCTCACAGTAATGGCAATGGAAGTGAGCCTGACAATATCAATGAAGAAAGCTATGACCTGGCCAGCCTTCCTGAAGATGTCTCCATAATTAAGGTCCCCGAGGTGGGGGACTGTGAAAGGCCCGGTCGTAAGTCCAAAAAGTCCCTGCTCACACCGGTGGATTTTGACAATCTTGAGATCCCTCTTCCTGACTTCACTGTTTCCCCGGAGTACCTCTTATCCAGGGAGCAGATGAAGAGCAACTATGATTGTAGCTTGTCCATTGGAAACTTTGCCTCCCGGCTGCTGGTGCTCATGTTCCCCGAGCTCTTCACCCACGAGAACGTGCGGAAGCAGTACAACTGCAGTGGCTCTCTTGGAAAAAAACAGCTCGACCCCACCCGGGTCAACCTGATCCGTCATTACGTGCAGTTAGTCTATCCTCGGGCAAAGAACGACAGGGTGTGGATGCTGGAATTTGTGGGCAAACTGGACGAGCGGTGCAGGAGGCGGGACACGGAGCAGAGGAGGTCTTATCTGCAGCAGCGTAAAGTGTACGGTCAGGAGCCGGAACAAGACTTTCTCTGCCAGATGAACCAGTTTAATCCAGACAGCATGAGGGAGGATCATGAAATACCCACTTTACCCCCAGAAAAAAGTAGCAAAGACTTCTGTAAAATCCCCCTGGATGAGCTGACTGTGTCCACACCTGACTTCCCCGTGCCTCTCGTCTACCTGCTCTCTGACGCCGAGGTGCGGGAAATCGTCCAGCAGAGCCTTTCTGTTGGGAACTTTGCCGCCCGCCTGTTGGTGCGCCTCTTCCCCGAGCTCTTCACGCCGGAGAACCTGCGGCTGCAGTACAACCACTCGGGAGCCTGCAACAAGAAGCAGCTGGACCCGGTGCGCCTGAGGTTGATCCGTCACTATGTGGAGGCGGTGTATCCTGTGGATaagatggaggaggtgtggcacTACGAGTGTGTCCCGAGTATCGACGAACGCTGCCGGCGTCCCAATCGCAAGAAGTGTGACATTCTTAAGAAGGCCAAGAGGTCGAGCACTGTGTCCTAG
- the mtres1 gene encoding mitochondrial transcription rescue factor 1 isoform X2, with protein MTGWSTNMQSLVVQSLVMRQLGRLNPRHLLAARYGPSQTEWCPRAIHTRQVWGCSAFPALGCHRPFCGRDSVRGWSVHHLRLKSNRKKNDARAAQEDEEEDEDEKDPEDSDYEDEVTEDPNVPKDYRDLEKYVQSFRFDVIMKAGLNLARNKIEDAYYHNKLMLNGQKLVKKSKTVKVGDRLDLVLSENRETNTVTLMRVILLKVLVETSKTEKQKVSLRRWINLELPKDEAIKP; from the exons A TGACTGGGTGGAGCACCAACATGCAGAGTTTGGTGGTGCAGTCCCTTGTGATGAGGCAACTCGGCAGATTGAACCCGCGCCACCTGCTGGCAGCCAGATATGGACCCAGCCAGACTGAATGGTGCCCCAGGGCAATCCACACACGGCAGGTGTGGGGCTGCTCAGCTTTCCCTGCTCTCGGCTGTCACAGACCTTTCTGTGGCAGGGATTCTGTCAGAGGTTGGTCCGTCCATCATCTGAGGTTGAAAAGcaacaggaagaaaaatgaCGCCCGGGCTGcacaggaggatgaggaggaagatgaggatgaaAAAGACCCTGAGGACAGTGATTATGAGGATGAGGTCACTGAGGACCCAAATGTCCCTAAAGACTATAGAGACTTGGAGAAATATGTGCAGTCATTTCGTTTCGATGTCATCATGAAGGCTGGTCTAAATCTGGCACGCAA TAAAATTGAGGACGCCTACTATCACAACAAGCTCATGTTAAATGGACAGAAGCTAGTTAAGAAAAGTAAAACG GTGAAAGTTGGAGACCGATTGGACCTGGTGCTGTCGGAGAACCGAGAAACGAACACTGTCACTCTCATGAGAGTCATCCTCCTCAAGGTTTTAGTTGAAACTAGTAAGACAGAAAAGCAAAAAGTTTCCCTTAGGCGCTGGATAAATTTAGAGCTTCCCAAGGATGAGGCCATTAAGCCATAA
- the tmem151bb gene encoding transmembrane protein 151B → MSPPASAATVTDSSTTTVLEEDTREEQKPLKQSLSKSLCRESFWKCLLLSVLMYGCMGAMVWCHVTKVTRFTFDRKSMMYHDSPCSDGYIYIPLALLGMLYLVYLVECWHCHVKNELQHKVDVEGIYERIQRMQQAKPCIWWKAISYHYVRRTRQVTRYRNGDAYTSTQVYHERVNTHVAEAEFDYSHCGVKDVSKQLLGLEKCALTKMRFTKCFSFANVESENSYLTQRARFFTDNEGLDDYMEAREGMHLKNIDLKEYVIVMSDPERHPWYLSHYVFWFASFLTFSWPLRVFSEYHTAYVHYRVEKLFGHDYLPVTPCEERPYWRRIPRVNTIDSTELEWHIRSNQQLVPSYSEAGLMDLAQCPSSFSGTRQNCERCHRAVSCSSVFSRSALSICTGAGSRIPFSGSRFSLARRYGSQRSFFWRSGSLDDQESPSENTRCLSERLATDEEEPPDYEDALCYPVLIVHCSENCHNHRSFHRNGSCVETSL, encoded by the exons ATGTCCCCCCCAGCATCGGCTGCGACAGTGACTGACAGCAGTACGACCACCGTTCTGGAGGAGGACACCAGAGAGGAG CAAAAACCCCTGAAGCAGTCTCTGAGCAAGTCACTGTGCCGGGAGAGTTTCTGGAAAtgcctgctgctgtctgttCTCATGTACGGCTGCATGGGAGCGATGGTTTGGTGTCATGTCACCAAGGTGACCCGCTTCACCTTTGACAGGAAATCCATGATGTACCACGACAGCCCCTGCTCCGACGGCTACATCTACATCCCTCTGGCCTTGCTGGGGATGCTCTACTTGGTCTACCTGGTGGAGTGCTGGCACTGTCATGTAAAGAACGAGCTGCAGCACAAAGTGGACGTGGAGGGCATCTACGAGCGCATCCAAAGAATGCAGCAGGCCAAACCGTGCATCTGGTGGAAGGCCATCAGCTATCACTACGTCCGCAGAACACGACAAGTCACCCGCTACCGCAACGGAGACGCTTACACCAGCACCCAGGTTTACCATGAACGAGTCAACACCCACGTGGCAGAAGCTGAATTTGACTACAGTCATTGTGGTGTGAAGGATGTTTCCAAGCAGCTGCTGGGCTTGGAGAAGTGCGCGCTCACAAAAATGCGCTTCACAAAGTGTTTCAGTTTCGCCAACGTGGAGTCTGAGAATTCCTACCTCACGCAGCGAGCGAGGTTCTTCACTGACAACGAGGGCCTGGACGACTACATGGAAGCCAGGGAGGGCATGCATCTGAAGAACATCGACCTGAAGGAGTATGTCATCGTGATGTCCGACCCGGAGCGCCACCCCTGGTATCTGTCCCACTATGTCTTCTGGTTTGCCTCTTTCCTCACTTTCTCCTGGCCTCTCCGAGTCTTCTCAGAGTATCACACCGCGTACGTCCACTATCGCGTCGAGAAGCTCTTCGGGCACGATTACCTCCCCGTGACCCCGTGTGAAGAGCGGCCATATTGGCGCCGCATCCCCCGCGTTAACACCATTGACAGTACAGAGCTGGAGTGGCACATTCGGTCCAACCAGCAGCTGGTGCCCAGTTACTCAGAGGCGGGCCTCATGGATCTGGCTCAGTGCCCGTCCAGTTTCAGCGGGACACGTCAAAATTGCGAGCGCTGCCACAGAGCCGTCAGCTGCTCCTCGGTGTTCTCCCGGAGCGCCCTCAGCATCTGCACCGGCGCCGGCTCCCGCATCCCCTTCAGCGGCAGTCGCTTCTCCTTGGCGCGCCGCTACGGCTCCCAGCGCAGCTTCTTCTGGAGGAGCGGCAGCTTGGATGACCAGGAGAGTCCCAGTGAAAACACCCGCTGCCTCTCAGAGCGACTCGCCACGGATGAAGAGGAGCCCCCGGACTATGAGGACGCACTATGCTACCCGGTGCTCATCGTGCATTGCAGCGAGAATTGCCACAACCACAGATCGTTCCACAGAAATGGCTCGTGTGTGGAGACTTCCTTATGA
- the mtres1 gene encoding mitochondrial transcription rescue factor 1 isoform X1 encodes MVHNCTHTHTHTHTSGDEVQKQVTGWSTNMQSLVVQSLVMRQLGRLNPRHLLAARYGPSQTEWCPRAIHTRQVWGCSAFPALGCHRPFCGRDSVRGWSVHHLRLKSNRKKNDARAAQEDEEEDEDEKDPEDSDYEDEVTEDPNVPKDYRDLEKYVQSFRFDVIMKAGLNLARNKIEDAYYHNKLMLNGQKLVKKSKTVKVGDRLDLVLSENRETNTVTLMRVILLKVLVETSKTEKQKVSLRRWINLELPKDEAIKP; translated from the exons ATGGTTCacaactgtacacacacacacacacacacacacacaagtggaGACGAAGTGCAGAAACAAG TGACTGGGTGGAGCACCAACATGCAGAGTTTGGTGGTGCAGTCCCTTGTGATGAGGCAACTCGGCAGATTGAACCCGCGCCACCTGCTGGCAGCCAGATATGGACCCAGCCAGACTGAATGGTGCCCCAGGGCAATCCACACACGGCAGGTGTGGGGCTGCTCAGCTTTCCCTGCTCTCGGCTGTCACAGACCTTTCTGTGGCAGGGATTCTGTCAGAGGTTGGTCCGTCCATCATCTGAGGTTGAAAAGcaacaggaagaaaaatgaCGCCCGGGCTGcacaggaggatgaggaggaagatgaggatgaaAAAGACCCTGAGGACAGTGATTATGAGGATGAGGTCACTGAGGACCCAAATGTCCCTAAAGACTATAGAGACTTGGAGAAATATGTGCAGTCATTTCGTTTCGATGTCATCATGAAGGCTGGTCTAAATCTGGCACGCAA TAAAATTGAGGACGCCTACTATCACAACAAGCTCATGTTAAATGGACAGAAGCTAGTTAAGAAAAGTAAAACG GTGAAAGTTGGAGACCGATTGGACCTGGTGCTGTCGGAGAACCGAGAAACGAACACTGTCACTCTCATGAGAGTCATCCTCCTCAAGGTTTTAGTTGAAACTAGTAAGACAGAAAAGCAAAAAGTTTCCCTTAGGCGCTGGATAAATTTAGAGCTTCCCAAGGATGAGGCCATTAAGCCATAA
- the mtres1 gene encoding mitochondrial transcription rescue factor 1 isoform X4 — translation MQSLVVQSLVMRQLGRLNPRHLLAARYGPSQTEWCPRAIHTRQVWGCSAFPALGCHRPFCGRDSVRGWSVHHLRLKSNRKKNDARAAQEDEEEDEDEKDPEDSDYEDEVTEDPNVPKDYRDLEKYVQSFRFDVIMKAGLNLARNKIEDAYYHNKLMLNGQKLVKKSKTVKVGDRLDLVLSENRETNTVTLMRVILLKVLVETSKTEKQKVSLRRWINLELPKDEAIKP, via the exons ATGCAGAGTTTGGTGGTGCAGTCCCTTGTGATGAGGCAACTCGGCAGATTGAACCCGCGCCACCTGCTGGCAGCCAGATATGGACCCAGCCAGACTGAATGGTGCCCCAGGGCAATCCACACACGGCAGGTGTGGGGCTGCTCAGCTTTCCCTGCTCTCGGCTGTCACAGACCTTTCTGTGGCAGGGATTCTGTCAGAGGTTGGTCCGTCCATCATCTGAGGTTGAAAAGcaacaggaagaaaaatgaCGCCCGGGCTGcacaggaggatgaggaggaagatgaggatgaaAAAGACCCTGAGGACAGTGATTATGAGGATGAGGTCACTGAGGACCCAAATGTCCCTAAAGACTATAGAGACTTGGAGAAATATGTGCAGTCATTTCGTTTCGATGTCATCATGAAGGCTGGTCTAAATCTGGCACGCAA TAAAATTGAGGACGCCTACTATCACAACAAGCTCATGTTAAATGGACAGAAGCTAGTTAAGAAAAGTAAAACG GTGAAAGTTGGAGACCGATTGGACCTGGTGCTGTCGGAGAACCGAGAAACGAACACTGTCACTCTCATGAGAGTCATCCTCCTCAAGGTTTTAGTTGAAACTAGTAAGACAGAAAAGCAAAAAGTTTCCCTTAGGCGCTGGATAAATTTAGAGCTTCCCAAGGATGAGGCCATTAAGCCATAA